The following nucleotide sequence is from Streptomyces pactum.
CGCGGGTGCCGGGCCCGTACGTCGTCCGGCTCGAAGCCCTGACCGGGGGTCAGGGTGCCGCCGAGGAAACCGTTCCCCAGCGGCATCGCGGCGAGGAACCCCACCCCGCGCGCCGCGCACCACGGCACCAGCGTGTCGAGCGCCTCGGGGGACCACACGGACAGCTCGGCCATCACCGCGGCCACCGGGAATATCTGCTGCAGCCGTTCCAGCTGGCGGACGGTGGCGTCGTGGGTGCCCTGCCGGCCGGGGGCCGCCGGGCCCCGCCGGTGGACGCGTCTGCCGCCCTTCTGGAAGGCGCACAGCCCCAGCGCCCGCACCTTCCCCGCCGCGACCAGTTCCGCCATCGCCCCCCAGGTCTCCTCCACCGGCACCTCCGGATCGGGCCGGTGGAGCTGGTACAGGTCGATCACATCGGTCCGCAGCCGGCGCAGCGAGGCGTCACAGGCCCGCTTGATGTAGCCCGGCCGCCCGTTGGCCACCACATGGTTGTCACCCACCAGCAGCCCGCACTTGGTGGCCACGAACGCGTCCCGCCGCCGCTCGGCCAGCACCCGGCCGACCAGCCGCTCGTTGGTGAACGGGCCGTACATGTCGGCGGTGTCCAGCAGGGTGGCGCCCAGGTCCAGCGCGGTGTGCAGGGCACGCTCCGAACTCTCGCCGTCCCGCTGCGACGCGGTGTACGCCCAGCTCATCGGCATGCACCCCAGGCCGATCGCGCCCACCTCCAGCGCCGTCGCCCCGATCCTCCTGCGCTCCACGTGGCCTGACCCCTCCCAATCCGCGATCCCCCAAACTAACGTCTGCGGTCAGGCGGCCTTCGCATAGCCTCCTGGCATGAGCGCAGATCACAGCGGCGTGCCCCGCGCCGACCGGGCCGGCCGCCCGGACACCGACCGCACCGGCGGATCCGGCACCGACCGGACCGCGCACCCCACCGCGCCCGGCGTCCCGGGCCCCGGTGGCACCGGACGCCCCCTGGTGTGGCTGCCGTACCACCCCGAGGAGATCGGCGACGTACCCGGCGGGCTGGAGTACGCGCACTGGGACGGCGGGCCCGACTTCCCCACCGATCCGGCCCGTTGCGCGTTCTACTGCGTCCCCTACATGAAGGGGGCACAGGTCGCGCGCCGCCCGCTGCCGGCCATGACCTCGCTGCGGGTGGTCCAGACCCTCACCGCGGGGGTGGACGACATCCAGCCCGCCCTGGACTCGCTCCCGCCGGGGGTCCGGCTGTGCAACGCCCGCGGGGTGCACGACGCGTCCACCGCGGAACTCGCCCTCACCCTGATCCTCGCCGCCCTCCGCGACATCCCCGGGTTCGTCCGCGCCCAGGACGAGGGCGCCTGGCGCCCCGGCTTCCGGCCGGCGCTCGCCGACAGGACCGTCCTCATCGTGGGCTACGGGGCGATCGGCAGCGCGATCGAGGACCGGCTCACGCCTTTCGAGTGTGAGCGGGTCGTGCGCGTCGCGCGCTCCGCCCGTGCTGCGGAGCGCGGTCCCGTGCACCCGATCGACGAGCTGCCTCAACTGCTGCCCGGCGCCGATGTGGTGGTGGTGTGCACACCGCTCACCGAAGCCACACGTGGCCTGGTCGGAGCGGGTTTCCTGGGCCGGATGAAGGACGGCGCGCTGCTGGTGAACGTGGCGCGGGGGCCGGTGGTGGACACCGGGGCGCTGCTGGCGGAGCTCCACGCGGGCCGGCTGCGCGCCGCGCTCGACGTCACCGACCCCGAACCGCTCCCGGCCGGACATCCGCTGTGGCAGGCTCCAGGGGTACTCATCACCCCGCACGTGGGAGGACCGTCCTCGGCCTTCCGGCCGCGCGCCCTGAGGCTGCTGCGCGGGCAGCTCCAGCGGTTCGCGGCGGGCGAGCCGCTGCGGCACGTGGTCGCCACGACCGGCTGACCGGCCGGTGGCCGCCGCGACCGGTGACCGGCGGCGCCGCCCGCCCCCGCCAACGGCCGGCGCCAACGGCCGGGACGGGCGGGGCGGTTGGGACGGTGGAGGCCCCTCCGGCCGGTACGGGACCGGCGGTGAGGGCCCCGGAACCCCGGCCCCGGAGTGCCGTCCGGGGCCCCGGTGCCGGCCGGTGTTTGCCACTGGCACCACGCACCGAGACCGTCCGTGTGCGGTGCGTATCCGTAGGGACTCCTGACGATTACGCTCCGTAGATGACCTATGTCCCTGTGTGACCGGTTGGTGTATCGTCCCGAGCGGGGGCTGCGCCTGATACCGGACGGTGGCAGCGAAGGACCGGAACGTGAGGGGGGCGACGGGCGATGGACAGCCGATGGATCAACGACCCGACGCGACTCAGGCAGCGACGGCGGCATTTCCCCGCCCGTGCGCGACGTGTGGCACACCGGCCCGGGATACGGAGCCACGCGCCCCGGAGGGCCGTCCGGTGAGCGCCACCGGTGCCGTCCTCGCCCGCCCGCCGGTGGCCTCCGGCGGCGGCGCGGGACTGCTCCCGCAGCTGCTCCTGGCCCTGGTCTGCGGCGGTTACGCGACCGGGGCCCTGCTGGGCTGGGGATCGCCCCGGCTCGCCGTCGTGATGGGCGACTTCGGGCTGAGCGCCGCCGCGTTCGGCGCCGCCGTCTCCTGCTTCTGGTACGGCCGCACGCGCACCGGACGCTGCCGCCCCGCCTGGACGCTCTTCGCCGTCTCCTCGGCCATGGCGGGCCTGGGGAACGCGGTGTGGGGCTGGTACGAGGTGGTGGCCGGCCGGCCGGTGCCCGCCATCTCGGCGGCCGACTTCTGCTTCGTGCTCTTCGCCCCGCCCGCGATCGTGGGCCTCCTGGTGCTCGCCAAGCGCCCGGTGAACCGGGCCGGATGGGTCTGCCTGGGGCTGGACGCCTGGCTCATCGCCGGATCCTTGCTCACCCTCTGCTGGAGCCTCGCCCTCGCGCACCGCGGCCAGATCGGGGTGGCGGGTGCCGGAGTGCCGCGCACCGCGCTCTCCCTCGCCTACCCGCTGCTGGACATCGTCCTGGTCAGCCTGGTGATCGCGCTCCACCGCGGCCCCTCCGGGGTGAACCGCTCGGCGATCAACATCGCCATCGGGGCGCTCGCCCTGACCGTGCTGTGCGACGCCCTGTTCACCCTGCCGGCGCTGCGCGAGCACTACCGCTCCGGCGAGGTGCTGGACGCCGGCTGGTTCGCCGGCTCGGTGCTGCTCGGCTACGCCCCCTGGGCGGGGTCCCGGCGCCCGGCCCCCCGCCGAGCGCGCCGAGCGGCCCCCGCCCCGCCCGCCCCGGCCGGCCGGCCCATCAGCGGCTCGCTCGCCGCCCTCGCCCCCTACCTGGCGGCCGGCGTGTGCACCCTGAGCGTGCTCTACAACGTGCTCGACCGGCGCCCGGTGGACGCCACCGTGATCATCACCGCCTGCGCGGTGGTGCTCGCCCTGGTGATCCGGCAGGCCATCATGCTGATGGACAACCTGGCCCTCACCCAGGAACTGGCGCAGAAGGAGAACCACTTCCGCTCCCTGGTGCAGAGCTCCAGCGACGTCATCATGATCGCCGCGCCCAACGGGGTGCTGCGCTACGTCAGCCCGGCCGCCTCCGGCGTCTACGGCCGCGACGCCGACGAACTCGTCGGCACCGGGCTCGCCTCCCACATCCACCCCGAGGACCTCGGCGCGGTGATGCACGAGGTCCGCCGCTTCCTGGCCTCCCCGCCCGGTGAGGAGCCCACCACCCGCATCGAGTGCAGATTCCGCTCCGGCACCGGGGAGTGGCTCAACGTCGAGTCCACCATCAACCGGCACCACGGCGGCCTGATCCTCAACAGCCGCGACGTGACCGAGCGGGTGCGGCTGCAGGCCCAGCTCCAGCACAACGCCGAGCACGACCCTCTCACCGACCTGCCCAACCGCGCCCTGTTCACCAAGCGGGTCCGGCATGCGCTGGCCGGCCGCCGCCGCACCGACGCCGGCACCGCCGTGCTCTACATCGACCTGGACGGCTTCAAGGCGGTCAACGACACCGTCGGCCACCAGGCCGGTGACGAACTGCTGGTCCAGGCGGCCCGCCGGCTCCAGGAGTCGGTGCGCTCCGGCTCCGGCGACTGCGCCGCCCGGCTCGGCGGGGACGAGTTCGCCGCCCTGATCACCGGCGACGGCGAGGACGACCCCGCCACCCGGGAGTGCCGCATCCTGGAGATCGCCGACCGGCTGCGGGTCGCGCTCTCCCAGCCCTACGTGGTGGAGGGCGGCACCGAGGTGCGGGTCGCCGCCAGCATCGGCGTGGCCTTCGCCGAACCGGGCACCGGCCCCGGCGCCCTGATGCGCAACGCCGACCTGGCCATGTACCGCGCCAAGTCCGGCGGCAAGAACCGGGTCGAGCTGTACGCCCCGCAGATGCAGGCGGAGGTGGAGCGCCGCGCCGAACTGGCCACCCGGCTGCGCACCGCGCTCAACGAGGGCGAGTTCGTCCTGCTGCACCAGCCGATCGCGGACCTGGCCACCGGCCGGATCGCCGCCCTCGCCGCCCAGCCCCGCTGGCGCTCCGCGCAGGGCATCCTCTTCACCCCCGCCGAGTTCCTCCGCGTCGCCTCCGGGGGCCGGGGCGGCAGCGGCGCGGAGGAGGCGGCCCGGACCGCCGAGCTGAGCCGCTGGACGCTCCAGGAGGCCGTGGAACAGGCCGCCCGGCGCCGCCAGGCGGGCCACCCGGTACCGGTGGTGGTCCGGCTCCCCGCGAGCCGCCTGGTGGACCGCTCGATGCCCGCCCGGGGCGTGGAGAACCTGCTGGCCCGGCACGGCCTGCCGTCCGGCTCGCTGATCCTGGAGCTGACCGACAGCGACCCCAGGGTGCCGCTGGAGGAACTGGAGCACCGGCTGGGCGCGCTGCGCCGCCTGGGGGTGCGGATCGCGCTGGACGGGTTCGGCAGCGGCTACGCCGCCATCCGGGCGCTGCGCCGGCTCCCGGTGGACATCCTCAAGCTGGACTGCGGGCTGGTGGAGGGCGTGGTGGAGTCCTCCCGGCTGCACAAGATCACCTCCGGGTTGCTGCGGATCGCCGGGGACCTGGGCATGCAGTCGGTGGCGGAGGGGGTGGACATGCCCGAGCAGATCGTGGCGCTGCGCGCCATGGGCTGCACCCACGCCCAGGGCATGGCGTTCTCCGGCCCGCTGGACGAGCCCCGGCTGCGCCGGGCGCTGGCCCGCGGCGGCTTCCCGGTGCCCCGGGTGGAGGAACCGGTGCTGGTCGGCGGGGCGCTGCCGGTGCGTCACCCGGGCGGCGGACACGTCGCCGCCGTGCACCCGGGCGTGGGCCACGGCGGGGTGCCCCACCCGGTCGCCCCGCACGGTGTGCCCCATCCCGTGGCCCCGCACGGCGGGGTGCCGCACCAGGGCGCCCCGCACGCCGGCCGGCGCGCGGACGGTCACCCGCATACGCCATTGCGCTCAAATGCTGAGACGCCCGTCCCACCCACTTGACACCCACCCCGCGTCGGGGGGAGGGTCGATGCCATGCGCACCCGAATTCTCGTACTTGGACAGCGCGTCGGCTGAAGCAGGGCCACGGCGGCCCAGCGGACCTCCCCGACGCGCTCCCCTCGCTTGCCTCACGGCACGAGGGGTTTTTTGTTGCACCGAACCCCGCAAAACCCCGCAAAACACCTGGCGGGAGCCCACCGCAGGGCCCCGCACACACCCTCGTCTTCGAGAAGAGAACGCAGATGACCGAGCAGGCCTCCGGGTCCCACCATCCGCAGCCGCGGGCCCGTAGCGGCGGGCAGCAGCAGCCCGCGAACGTCGAGCACGTCACGGGCGCGCAGTCGCTCATCCGTTCCCTGGAGGAGGTCGGGGCCGACACCGTGTTCGGCATTCCGGGCGGTGCGATCCTCCCCGCGTACGACCCGATGATGGACTCCTCGAAGGTCCGCCACGTCCTGGTCCGGCACGAGCAGGGCGCCGGGCACGCCGCCACCGGATACGCCCAGGCGACCGGGAAGGTCGGCGTCTGCATGGCCACCTCCGGACCGGGCGCCACCAACCTGGTCACCCCCATCGCGGACGCGCACATGGACTCCGTCCCGCTGGTGGCCATCACCGGCCAGGTGGCCAGCAAGGCGATCGGCACCGACGCCTTCCAGGAGGCGGACATCTGCGGCATCACCATGCCGATCACCAAGCACAACTTCCTGGTGACCCGGGCCGAGGACATCCCGCGGACGATCGCCGAGGCGTTCCACATCGCCTCCACCGGCCGCCCGGGCCCGGTGCTGGTGGACATCGCCAAGGACGCCCTCCAGGCCCGCACCACCTTCAGCTGGCCGCCGCAGACCGACCTGCCCGGCTACCGCCCGGTGACCAAGCCGCACGCCAAGCAGATCCGGGAGGCGGCCCGGCTGATCGGCCACGCCCGGCGCCCGGTGCTCTACGTCGGCGGCGGCGTGCTCAAGGCCGGCGCCACCGCCGAGCTGAAGGTGCTCGCGGAACTGACCGGCGCCCCGGTCACCACCACCTTGATGGCGCTCGGCGCCTTCCCCGACACCCACCGCCAGCACATCGGCATGCCCGGCATGCACGGCTCGGTCACCGCCGTCACCGCACTGCAGAAGTGCGACCTGATCGTGGCGCTGGGCGCCCGCTTCGACGACCGGGTCACCGGTCGGCTGGACTCCTTCGCGCCGCACGCCAAGGTGGTGCACGCCGACATCGACCCGGCCGAGATCGGCAAGAACCGCGCCGCCGACGTGCCGATCGTGGGCGACGCCCGGGAGGTCATCGCCGACCTGGTGGTCGCGGTCCAGAGCGAGCTGGACGCCGGCCACGCCGGACCGCACGCCCGGGACCGGTACGCCGACTGGTGGCGGGACCTGGAGCGGTGGCGCGCGACCTACCCGCTCGGCTACGACCTCCCCGCGGACGGCACCCTCTCCCCGCAGCAGGTCATCGAGCGGATCGGCAAGCTCGCCCCGCAGGGCACGATCTTCGCCGCCGGGGTCGGCCAGCACCAGATGTGGGCCTCCCACTTCATCGACTACGACGAGCCCGCCACCTGGCTGAACTCCGGCGGCGCGGGCACCATGGGCTACGCGGTGCCGGCCGCGATGGGCGCCAAGGCCGGCCGGCCGGACCGCACCGTCTGGGCGATCGACGGCGACGGCTGCTTCCAGATGACCAACCAGGAGCTGGTCACCTGCGCGCTCAACAACATCCCGATCAAGGTCGCCATCATCAACAACGGCGCGCTGGGCATGGTCCGCCAGTGGCAGACCCTCTTCTACAACCAGCGATACTCCAACACGGTGCTGCACTCCGGCCCCGAGGGCGGCGGCGCGTCCGGCGCCGGCACCCGGGTGCCGGACTTCGTGAAGCTCTCCGAGGCGATGGGCTGCGTGGCGATGCGCTGCGAGGACCCGGCGGAGCTGGACAAGGTCATCGCCGAGGCCAACGCCATCAACGACCGCCCGGTGGTGGTGGACTTCATCGTCCACGAGGACGCCATGGTCTGGCCGATGGTCGCCGCCGGCACCTCCAACGACGAGATCCAGGCGGCGCTGGGCGTCCGCCCGGACTTCGGCGACAACGCAGACGACTGAGAGAGACGACCCAAGGCCATGTCCAAGCACACGCTCTCCGTCCTGGTGGAGAACACCCCCGGCATCCTCGCCCGGATCGCCGCCCTCTTCTCCCGCCGCGGCTTCAACATCGACTCGCTCGCCGTCGGCGTCACCGAGCACCCCGACATCTCCCGCATCACCATCGTGGTGAACGTCGAGGAGCTGCCGCTGGAGCAGGTCACCAAGCAGCTCAACAAGCTGGTCAACGTTCTGAAGATCGTCGAACTGGAGGACTCCTCCGCGATCCAGCGCGAACTGGTGCTGGTGAAGGTCCGGGCCGACAACGAGACCCGGTCCCAGATCGTGGAGATCGTCCAGCTGTTCCGGGCCAAGACGGTGGACGTCTCACCGGAGGCCGTGACCATCGAGGCCACCGGCCGCAGCGACAAGCTCGAAGCCATGCTCAGGATGCTGGAACCGTACGGCATCAAGGAGCTGGTGCAGTCCGGCACGATCGCCATCGGGCGGGGCGCCCGCTCCATCACCGACCGGAGCCTGCGGGCCCTGGACCGGTCCGCCTGACCCGCGGTCCGGTACCGGCCGCCATCCGCCCCGCCGGTACCGCGGCGGCCACCCGACCGGTGGCCGCCCCCGCGGGGGAGTCCGCCCGCCCGGCATCGCGCGCACCGCGCCGTTGCTCACCGTCCGGCCGTCATACGGTGGGACGCACCATCCGAATACCGAGGAGATAACCGAAGTGGCCGAGCTGTTCTACGACAACGACGCCGACCTGTCCATCATCCAGGGCCGCAAGGTCGCGGTCCTGGGCTACGGCAGCCAGGGGCACGCCCACGCGCTGTCGCTGCGCGACTCCGGGGTCGATGTGCGGGTCGGTCTGCACGAGGGTTCCGCGTCCCGGGTCAGGGCCGAGGAGCAGGGTCTGCGCGTGGTCACCCCCGCGGAGGCGGCGGCCGAGGCCGACGTCATCATGATCCTCGTCCCCGACCCCATCCAGGCCAAGGTCTACGAGGAGTCGGTGAAGGACCACCTGAAGGACGGCGACGCGCTGTTCTTCGGCCACGGCCTGAACATCCGTTTCGGGTTCATCAAGCCGCCGGCCGGGGTGGACGTCTGCATGGTCGCCCCCAAGGGCCCGGGCCACCTGGTCCGCCGCCAGTACGAGGAGGGCCGCGGCGTGCCGTGCATCGCGGCCGTCGAGCAGGACGCCACCGGCGGCGCCTTCCCGCTGGCGCTGTCCTACGCCAAGGCCATCGGCGGCACCCGCGCCGGCGTCATCAAGACCACCTTCACCGAGGAGACCGAGACCGACCTCTTCGGTGAGCAGGCGGTCCTGTGCGGCGGCACCAGCGCCCTGGTGAAGGCCGGCTTCGAGACCCTGGTGGAGGCCGGCTACCAGCCGGAGATCGCCTACTTCGAGTGCCTGCACGAGCTGAAGCTCATCGTGGACCTGATGTACGAGGGCGGCCTGGAGAAGATGCGCTGGTCGGTCTCCGAGACCGCCGAGTGGGGCGACTACGTCACCGGCCCGCGGATCATCACCGAGCAGACCAAGGCCGAGATGAAGAAGGTGCTCGCCGAGATCCAGGACGGCACCTTCGCCAAGAAGTGGATGGAGGAGTACCACTCCGGCCTGCCGAAGTACAACGAGTACAAGAAGGCCGACTCCGACCACCTGCTGGAGACCACCGGCAAGGAGCTGCGCAAGCTCATGAGCTGGGTGGACGACGAGGCGTGAGCCGGACCGGCACACGCTGACGGCGGGGCGGGACCCGGCACCGGGTCCCGCCCCGCCGCCGTGCCCGCGCCGTGCCGTCGCCGCGGCGGTTGGGCCGTCCGCCGTCCGCGGCCGTCGGTCGCGGCGCCCCTGGGGCGGGTACCGCCGTGCCCGCCGAGGGCCCGTCGCGGCGCCCGACGGGCAGGGGCGTCGTGGCCGCCGGGCGCGAGGGCCCGTGGCCGCCGTGTGGGTGCCCCGGTACTGGGCCGCCCGCCGGCGGGCATCTCGCGCGCCGGGTGGTGCGCCGCCGTCGGGGGTGGTGCGCCCCCGTCGGGCGGGGCGTGCCGTCGTCCAGGGTGGCGCGCCGGGGGCGGCACGCGCCGGGTTGCGCAGCGTCGCGTGCCCCGCCGGATCGCGCGGCCGTGCCGCGCCCGCGAACCGGGAGGCGGTGTGCGGCCGCCCGTCCGCGCCGGCCCGCGCACCGGCCCCGCGCGCCGTCGCGCCGCCCGCCGGCCGTCCGCCGGCCGGCGGAACGCCATGTCCGGCGCGTCCAGCCACGTGCGTGTGATCCTGCCGGAACGGCACAAGACTCCCGGCCCGACGCCACTACACTGCATCCCACAAGCGCGTTCAGGCTCACAGTGTCGTGCGTCTTCCACGCGGCTGCCCCCTTCACCGCCTTCGGCCGTCGGGACGGCCGTCCCCTCCTCACCCCCCGGGGCACGGGAGGGGCTTCCAGGACAAGTGAGGACTGAGACCCGTGAGCACTGCTCCGTCCAGCAAGCCCGTCGTACTCATCGCTGAAGAGCTGTCGCCCGCCACGCTCGACGCACTGGGCCCGGACTTCGAGATCCGGACCTGCAACGGCGCCGACCGCGCCGAGCTGCTTTCCGCCATCACCGACGTCGACGCGATCCTGGTGCGCAGCGCCACCAAGGTGGACGCCGAGGCGATCGCCGCCGGCCGGAAGCTGAGGGTCGTCGCCCGCGCCGGTGTCGGCCTGGACAACGTGGACGTCGCCGCCGCCACCAAGGCCGGCGTCATGGTCGTCAACGCGCCCACCTCCAACATCGTGACCGCCGCCGAGCTCGCCTGCGGCCTGCTCATCGCCACCGCCCGCAACATCCCGCAGGCCAACGCCGCGCTGAAGAACGGCGAGTGGAAGCGGAGCAAGTACACCGGCGTGGAGCTGAGCGAGAAGACCCTCGGCGTCGTCGGCCTCGGCCGCATCGGCGTCCTGGTCGCCCAGCGGATGGCCGCGTTCGGCATGAAGATCGTCGCCTACGACCCCTACGTGCAGCCCGCCCGGGCCGCCCAGATGGGCGTCAAGCTGCTCTCCCTGGACGAGCTGCTGGAGGTCTCCGACTTCATCACCGTGCACCTCCCCAAGACCCCCGAGACGCTGGGGCTGATCGGCCACGAGGCGCTGCACAAGGTCAAGCCGGAGGTCCGCATCGTCAACGCCGCCCGCGGCGGGATCGTGGACGAGGAGGCGCTGGCCGCCGCGCTGAAGGAGGGCCGGGTCGCCGGAGCCGGCCTGGACGTGTTCAGCAAGGAGCCGTGCACCGACTCGCCGCTGTTCGAGCTCGACAACGTGGTGGTCACCCCGCACCTGGGCGCCTCCACCGGCGAGGCCCAGGAGAAGGCCGGGATCGCGGTGGCCCGCTCGGTGCGGCTGGCGCTCGCCGGTGAACTGGTGCCGGACGCGGTCAACGTGCAGGGCGGCGTGATCGCCGAGGACGTCCGTCCGGGCCTGCCGCTCGCCGAGAAGCTGGGCCGGATCTTCACCGCGCTGGCGGGCGAGGTCGCGGTGCGGCTCGACGTCGAGGTCTACGGCGAGATCACCCAGCACGACGTCAAGGTGCTGGAGCTGTCCGCGCTCAAGGGCGTCTTCGAGGACATCGTGGACGAGACCGTCTCCTACGTGAACGCCCCGCTCTTCGCCCAGGAACGCGGTGTCGAGGTGCGGCTGACCACCAGCTCGGAATCGACCGAGCACCGCAACGTGGTCACCGTGCGCGGCACCCTGGCCGACGGCAAGGAGGTCGCGATCTCCGGCACCCTCACCGGCGTCAAGCACGTGCAGAAGATCGTGGCGGTCGGCGAGCACGACGTGGATCTGGCGCTCGCCGACCACATGGCCTTCTTCCACTACACCGACAAGCCCGGCGTGGTCGGCACCCTCGGCCGCATCCTGGGCGAGGCGGGCATCAACATCGCGGGGATGCAGGTCTCCCGCGCCGCGGCGGGCGGTGAGGCGCTGGTCGCGCTCACCGTGGACGACACCATCCCGGCGTCCGTGCTCGCCGAGATCGCCGACGACATCGGCGCCACCGTCGCCCGCTCGGTCAACCTCACCGGCTGACCGGCGATCGGCGCCGCTCCGGGCCCGGCCCCTCCGCACCGCGGGGGGACCGGGCCTTCCGCGTTCCCGGGCGCCGGCGGACCTGCCCGGCCCGGGCTTCCGCGTTCCCCGTCTCCGCGTTCCCCGTCTCCTACCGGGCCGGTCTCGTACGGCCGGCCTTCACCGGGCCGGTCCTGCGCCGGCATGACATGTGCCGGAGTTCTCCGTGCCGGTCCTGCGCCGGTGTTACGTGTGCCGGGGTCCCGGCCCTGGTCCTGCGAGGGCCGGGGCCGGGCGGCTCCGGCCCCGGCGCCCCGGCCGCGCCGGCCCCGGCGCCCCGGCCGCGCCGGCCCCGCCGCCTCGGGCCGCCGCGTCTGGGCCTGCCGCGTCACCGGGCCTCCCGCACCGCCCCCTCCGCGCCCCGGCGGTCCACTCCCGTGCCCGCCCGCCGGACCCTTCCGCCCGCCGGCCGTCGGAAGGCGGGACGACAGCACGGCGAGACGGCACGACGGCAGGACGGCAGGAAGGCGAGCCGGCAGGACGGCAGGGCCGCGGGACGGCCGGACCGCGCGAGGCCACCGGGCCGCGAGGTGGCCGGCGGCACCGAGAACGTCCCCGGATTTATTTCATCAGGTGCTGAATAACGGCGGGGATCTCGCTACACTGGGTTTCAGGTGGAGGAAAATCCTCCACCTGACGGAACGTCCATGCCGGCAGCCGCCGGGGAGGTGCCCATGCGTGAGGTGGCCCGCCGCAACCGCGAGCAGATCCTGCGCGCGGCTCGCGAGATCTTCGTGGACCAGGGTCCGGACGCCCCGCTGGACGCCGTCGCCCGGCGCGCCGGGGTCGGGATCGCCACGCTCTACCGGCGGTTCCCGGACCGTGAACAACTGATCAGGGCGGTGGCCGTGGATGTGCTCACGGCCTTGACCGGGGTCGCGCGGGAGGCCCTGGACGGCGAGCCGGACCCGGCCGAGGCGCTGCGGGCCTGTATGCACGCGGCCCTCGACCTCAAGATCGGTTCGGTGATGCCCGCCCTCGCCGGCCACTTCGACGTGGCGGAGCTCCTCGCCGAGGTCCCCGGCGATCCGGTCGAGCCGGTCCAGGAACTGCTGGACCGGGCCCGGCGGGCCGGGCTGGTCCGCGCCGACGTCGCCGTCGGTGACATCGCGTTCATGATCATCCGGCTCTCCCGGCCGCTCCCCGGCGGCCGGTTCCCGCACGACGAGGAACTGGCCCACCGCCACCTCGACATCTACTTCGACGGTCTGCGCGCCCCGGGCGCCCACCGCCCCGCCGCCGGCCTGCCCGCACCGGTGATCGACGCCGACGGCTTCCGGCTGCTGCGCGGCCGGGTGGTCGCCGCGCCGGACCCCGGCCCCCGGGCATCCGGTGCGGTTCCCGGAGAGCCGGCCGGTGCCGGTGACCCGGCACCCGGCCCGGACGCCACCACCACGGAACCCGGCGCGGAGTAGTCCGCCCG
It contains:
- the ilvC gene encoding ketol-acid reductoisomerase, coding for MAELFYDNDADLSIIQGRKVAVLGYGSQGHAHALSLRDSGVDVRVGLHEGSASRVRAEEQGLRVVTPAEAAAEADVIMILVPDPIQAKVYEESVKDHLKDGDALFFGHGLNIRFGFIKPPAGVDVCMVAPKGPGHLVRRQYEEGRGVPCIAAVEQDATGGAFPLALSYAKAIGGTRAGVIKTTFTEETETDLFGEQAVLCGGTSALVKAGFETLVEAGYQPEIAYFECLHELKLIVDLMYEGGLEKMRWSVSETAEWGDYVTGPRIITEQTKAEMKKVLAEIQDGTFAKKWMEEYHSGLPKYNEYKKADSDHLLETTGKELRKLMSWVDDEA
- the serA gene encoding phosphoglycerate dehydrogenase → MSTAPSSKPVVLIAEELSPATLDALGPDFEIRTCNGADRAELLSAITDVDAILVRSATKVDAEAIAAGRKLRVVARAGVGLDNVDVAAATKAGVMVVNAPTSNIVTAAELACGLLIATARNIPQANAALKNGEWKRSKYTGVELSEKTLGVVGLGRIGVLVAQRMAAFGMKIVAYDPYVQPARAAQMGVKLLSLDELLEVSDFITVHLPKTPETLGLIGHEALHKVKPEVRIVNAARGGIVDEEALAAALKEGRVAGAGLDVFSKEPCTDSPLFELDNVVVTPHLGASTGEAQEKAGIAVARSVRLALAGELVPDAVNVQGGVIAEDVRPGLPLAEKLGRIFTALAGEVAVRLDVEVYGEITQHDVKVLELSALKGVFEDIVDETVSYVNAPLFAQERGVEVRLTTSSESTEHRNVVTVRGTLADGKEVAISGTLTGVKHVQKIVAVGEHDVDLALADHMAFFHYTDKPGVVGTLGRILGEAGINIAGMQVSRAAAGGEALVALTVDDTIPASVLAEIADDIGATVARSVNLTG
- a CDS encoding TetR/AcrR family transcriptional regulator, with the protein product MREVARRNREQILRAAREIFVDQGPDAPLDAVARRAGVGIATLYRRFPDREQLIRAVAVDVLTALTGVAREALDGEPDPAEALRACMHAALDLKIGSVMPALAGHFDVAELLAEVPGDPVEPVQELLDRARRAGLVRADVAVGDIAFMIIRLSRPLPGGRFPHDEELAHRHLDIYFDGLRAPGAHRPAAGLPAPVIDADGFRLLRGRVVAAPDPGPRASGAVPGEPAGAGDPAPGPDATTTEPGAE